In one window of Octopus bimaculoides isolate UCB-OBI-ISO-001 chromosome 20, ASM119413v2, whole genome shotgun sequence DNA:
- the LOC106879441 gene encoding uncharacterized protein LOC106879441: protein MPVFPNIAQNFSNSQWLCEQAMLAPCNDAVNKINWDLLQLLLEQEQSFKSINTVIDQDQAVVSPTEFLNSLQPSGMPPHNLTLKKGASIMLLGNLDPSHLCNGTRLVVKVMQLHVLEAAIITGKYNGEDVFIP from the coding sequence ATGCCTGTGTTTCCAAACATTGCACAAAACTTTAGCAACAGTCAATGGCTATGTGAGCAAGCCATGTTAGCTCCATGTAATGATGCTGTCAACAAAATCAATTGGGATCTCTTGCAGCTGTTGCTAGAACAAGAACAGTCTTTTAAATCCATCAACACTGTCATTGATCAGGACCAAGCTGTAGTTTCTCCAACTGAATTCTTGAACTCTCTACAGCCATCTGGGATGCCACCTCACAACTTAACACTTAAAAAGGGGGCCTCAATCATGCTACTCGGGAATTTGGATCCATCTCACCTGTGCAATGGCACCAGACTGGTGGTGAAAGTGATGCAACTCCATGTCCTAGAGGCAGCAATTATCACTGGGAAATATAATGGTGAGGATGTCTTCATTCCATAG